The following is a genomic window from Neodiprion virginianus isolate iyNeoVirg1 chromosome 1, iyNeoVirg1.1, whole genome shotgun sequence.
TGTTATGCAAATCAAAACTTGTGACCATTTGAGGGTCTATAACTTTTCTTTCGGAATTCATATAATCATtaaagaattcttttttaattataacatATTTCCTCATTATGCTTTACAGTATTTATCATTGTTCCACTACATGAAGTGTTATCCTACATGGATAATGTTAAATGGGCAAATGTAATTCAGCGCAGAACGTTTTCTTTGGCACCTGTCATCAGTTTTGTTTTTGGATGTATGAAGTGGGAAGAAATAGCATTCAAAAATGCAAGGTGCCGAGCAATGCCTAAACTTTCAACTGCCATTGCTTGTGATACTAATGACTACTGTTGTGGTATGggataattttcaacaaattatttgGGACCTTGTTCCTAACTGTTTTCcatggaaaaatattaaacagaTTTCTGATTTCAGCACTGAAGTGTTCTGATGGATATTGCGAAAATCCGTTACCATTTTTGGGTGATTTTAGTGAACAAGGCGGAATCAAAGAGTatattgtgtatttattattcaccCCGATTATTCTGGTGGGCATCCTTTATTTACTAGAGCAGCAGACGTTTGCGAAATTGCGATCAAAATTCCAAGTAACGAACCATCACTCAAAGCGTTATTCTGATGAAACAATAGACAGGAAagtcgaagaagaaaaaagaatcgtatgccaagaaattaataacattaACAGAGGTATTGATTAGTATGAGTAGTGTTCAATTGTTTACTAGAATAAATGATGTGTCAGTACTAGTACTCATTTTAAAGTAACACATCAAAGTACATGTGTTAATTCGATatgggaaataaaatatatttcgatCCAATTAGATACTGgttcattataattttttctcagggTCATCTGAATTTAATTCTGAGATCAAGAATGTCTTTCTGGCATCTGGACTGAGCAAACATTACGGAAAAGTGGAAGCTGTCAAAGAAGTTAGTTTCAGAGTATTGAGGAACGAGTGTTTCGGATTGTTAGGTGTGAATGGTGCTGGGAAAAGTTCTACTTTCCGAATGTTAGTTGGTGAAGAAATCCCGAATAGTGGTATTCTTTACCGTGGTCGCTACAGCAGTAATTCTGATCGAACCAAGGTAAAGAATAGCATGtctcttcatatttttttaaaatctacTACTCATACAACTTCAGAATCGTAAAgcataataaataataagaattgaaaattattgtcaGTAGAATTTGGTGTTACGTATGTGTTAATTTTGCGTATTTCCTTGAATCTTGTATGAAAATTGGTATCTCTAAAGAGTTACAGATAATGTAACTTGACAGTGCACAAAATAGAGGGCAGTAACACTTATTATTCgattatttatgaaattttacttttttagtaTTTGGCTGGAATGGGCTATTGTCCTCAAACTGATGCCTTGATTCCATGTCTTAATGCAGTGGAACAGTTGACCCTTTTTGCCCGTCTGAGAGGCATCCCAAAACATGAGGTGGCGTCAGAGGTTTACTCGTGGATTAACAAGCTGCGTAAGTATAATTATCTCAATTGATTTCGAACTTGTAGGAATACTAttgttaaattattaaaatggTTTGCACGTTTTAAAATAGTAAAATGAgatgagtgaaatttttctgcaacGATTTTAGTTAAGTCGGTACATTGAGGCTAATTCACACATTCTAATGTATAGAATTGACCAAACATGCAACAAAACCAAGTGGGGATTATAGTGGTGGAAATAAACGGCGCTTAAATATTGCAATTGCACTAATTGCAAATCCTGAACTGGTTTTGTTGGATGAGCCAACGACTGGTGTCGATCCAGCCGCCAAAAGATTAGTATGGACTGTTCTTCAAAATTGCCAAGCATCTGGCCAAGCCATCATACTTACGTCCCACAGGTATACAtaatgaaacaattttcatgattttagatacatatttgaatgtcCAATCAAGAAACACTTTTTACAAAGAAATGGGCTATTTCAGGGCTTTGTCATTTATGATTTTATTGGAAAGTAAAttcgtgtaataaaaaaatcgtctcTGAACCaaaatcattcatttttaGTATGGCGGAATGCGAAGTTCTGTGTAATCGTTTAGTGATAATGGCGAAAGGTCAACTAGTATGTGTCGGAGCTAGTCAGGAGTTGAAAGAACGTTTTGTAGCAGGCTTCAATATCACAATCAAACTGGATCCGCGACGAACCGAACACAATTGCACgagaattaagaaaaaaatagaaacgaaTTTCATCTGTCGATTAATAGATGAGCACCCTGTAAGTCAAACTAGTTATTCAGTTTCTGTTGaacatttcaataaaaaataactccaaataatatatattgcCTTAATTATTTTAGGGATACTTATTCTACCATGTGACTGACCCCCAAGCGACTTGGGTGAAGATGTTTGGGACAATGAACGATATCCAATCGGTACACCAATGTGTCGAAGATTTCACTGTATCTACGTCTACGTTGGAACAACTGTTTATGCAGTTTGCCAGGCCTACAGACTCTACCACGCAATATCACATAAAATCGGAAACTGCAGCCGAAGAAAGTTGTGTCTAAGGTTAACCTTActggtataaaatataaaagagtAGATCTATTCTTGCTGTTAGCTGACATCTTGACTTGCAGTTGAatagcagttttttttacaagatcCCAAAGTTCATGTTAATCCCTGTATGTGTATATCAAATTGGGGTTTTacatacaaattttataactatTTAATTACGCTTACTTTAACTATAACTGTAAAAGATCTAATAATCTCaaacaataattgaaatgttAATCGTAATAATGGTAACttacgtaaatatattttgtagGATGTTGATTGATAGTACACTTGTATCAAGAAATCGAAACAGCGAAATATGTATCATTCCTTTTGTTAGGAAACGACTGTTAAAGTCAAGCTTTATGTTTTCTTGTTTCCATTACTTCTCACAAGTGTACTCTCAAAAATTGCATTTAAGGCAGATCTGTactatttttagtttttcattaactttacaaatttattgtaagATCATTAgttctttttgtttgtttccaCGGAAATAAGGTATTATACTTGTGCCTAAACTTCAGCCctaaaattattacattaaaATCATTGCCTAGCTTGAAGGGCTTGAAGGTGAAGTATCTTTGGAATTTTTGGACATCTCTCATATGTTCAAATTTTGTCAACACTTCATACCTAAACGAGACAACAATCTTTGGCAGAACTATGTTTGTACGGAAGTTTGAATGAAACTATAGTGCACCtgtattttgaattcaattacGATTAGGCATGTAcattgaagtttttttttcagggaGAAGGGGAATACAGAGAGTGTGGATAAGCGAGagcttttatattttttggaTGATCAAAATATCGATGTTTGTAtgcattgaaataaaaagataacattgaacaaaaacaaaaaattcaaacaaaccGAAACGTTCTGATGTGTGATATGTTTAAGGTATTgatattgtatacatacagCTTTTGTGATTTTACCCGTAATGAATGATTAACAAATAAATGCGATAAATTTACGTCAGAACTTGAAGTTAAATCAGAATTAATTTGAACACCGAAATTACGCGGCTGTAAAAATGCTGGAGTTGGAGAACGTTCATACAAAAGGCATATTCTTCAAGCGAGTAATGATTGAATGTACTATGATTTCAGcttatttcatttgatttgAAGTGACTGTGGGATTGCAGGAACTGCGAGGATGATTTCGAGGAAAGTATTCAAGGGACCTAACATGACAGGTGACTTTTACAAATGCggtctcaatttttttcccccaagaTTCTGGCCTTGAGGATCATTACGATTAAAGccaatataaaaataatagatAGTATGTCCACTGATAGATTAGATTAACAATCATGATTGATGAGTCGTCTGGTACTTCTTTATATTGACATATTGATCTTTGGATGGGTTGAGCGAAATGCGCGTGCCCGTGAATCGGTCAGAATCCAACACGATAAAATGTGTGTACAGATGTTCCGTCAGCGTAGATCAGAGATACGTTGCAAATCGAGTgcgaataaatgaaaaatattgtatctaCTAGAATTTGACCCATTATAATAATTAGCGGAATACTCCCAAGAATTCACGAAATGACTCCCAACTTAATATTTTCATGGAATATATCATAAAATTGTGTTAAAACGTTGCGTGGTTGACATGTTTCTCCAACAACAGCTTGACCTTGAGTCTCTCGCCGGCGGCCTTTGTCAGAGGCTTTCACCCTCATTGAGTTGAAACTGTCATCAGCAACGAGGGTGGCCTGCGGTGGCGCATGCCTAGGTAAAATTGATAGCATAATTAGGTTGACGACTGTCACTAGACACGGATAACATGGTCTATAAGCTCTAAGGTTACATGCTATCTCTCTTATGCCTAGTGTCACGCTTGTACACCCTCAACCCTTTATTCATTCGATGTCGCCGCAGCTTTGCAATGCTAGCAGAGCCCTTGCAAATTGATACATTTTACTGGTTGGAATTAAGGGATGACAACGCAACGCACGATACCGCCGGGGTGGATCAATGTGCCGATATTCTTCAGGGATAAGAACTTTTGGCGTTTCGTAATGGGAGTGAGGTGGATCAGGTATATTGTAGttctaaaattaattaaaatattcaaaaccaTGCCCATTCACTGTAcgcaaataattattattagtcGATTCTGTAACAATAAAGTTACTGTTACACCTGAATTGTCTGCCAATTTTTCCTTTGACATTATAATGCTAATCTTGCAATTTTCACCCatacttttttaaatatctatTTTTATCCAAATACAAGTCTTATGTAAACATTTCGATTGTGTCTATTACttatcaaatttcttcaaGTGAAAATTCGATGTAATTGATGCATTGTATCTTGACTGGTGGATCTACGAGTTTCTTATCACTTAATTGATAATGTAGTTATGAATCATAAATTTCCTGAGAAGTATTGGCACTGAAATTGCAATATCACGTTGCAAAGCTTATGTCGGATTGAGTTTTACATCGTGTAAAGGCTTatggaataataattttttttatacgaatcTCAGCTCTGGAACTTGCGATTACACATTCTGCAATGTTATTGTTTTCAATGCCTTTCCTAATACTTAATAATGTAGTGTACAGCAAGTTTAACCTTTAGAGGGTTGGCTGGCTATGTTTGGAGCCAGCAGTTAACTCGGAAACTCCACCGGACATGTTACCATATCTTATCAGTAAATCGACAAAGTGGACATCGATCATAAATTCTGTTGGATTTGTCAGCAAGATCCTCACCGTGCGTCAGTTAAACGTGCAGTGTACTTTAGTGCGGGAGTATACATTCACATAAAACAAACGAGTGTagacaaaattaatttttgaattcctGCAATTATACCCTGCACAAAATTTTTGTGCCATTGATGCATTTTCTGTATAGGTAGTGTTGTCGGTAATTCTTTGTCACTGATTCAGCTTCTAATAAATGATTAATCCAACCTTGTCTAGCTTTCCTAGAAGTCATCAATAatcatgaattatttataacatcGTTTGTGCACATAAACTGAGACATTAAAAGAACGATTCTTTGCACGTATGTATAAGTAATTATGAATGacgaattttattgtttttatccTTGCAGTGCTGTATTGTTGACGTAATAGTTCAGGTGGcttgctcaatttttttcagtacaaCGTTATTCTACAAACATATTTACACCAAGATGGGGGATGGATGGCGAATCATGTACCTCCTACTGCACAAAAACTTGATAATACGTAAACGACACTGGATTGGAACCATCGCTGAAGTTGTAACACCAGCTTGCATTATTGCAATCATCATGGCCCTCAGGACACTCATACCTAGTGGAACTACTGTCGTTACCAATAGCACGATATACCCAGTACAGAATAGAACTTACTTGGAAAGTAACTTTTTCCCGGATCTACttcgcatattttatttacccCAAAATGATTTCACCACCAGTTTAATGGAGAACTCTACAGAATGTCTTGGAATAGCAAGTAGCCGTAAGTATAACTCTACTTTTTGATGCTAAATATACAATTCTATAGTTTTCAAAACTTGGAGGccttaaattaaaaaattgcattaGTGTGAGATTGATCAGAAAGTTTCTATAAGTGATTCAAGAAAACTATTGccaaaatttactttttgtatttttccaGAACTCTATGGCTTTGATACGGAATCTACTATGTTGGAGGGTTATGAAGCGCAACAAGCACAGGATTTGACAATCTCAGTCCTGGTGGTTGTCTTTGAAGGGACTGTCGGGGACTCTGTACAGAATTTAGTGTACACCATGAAGACTTCCCGTTCACTTAAGAGCTCATTAGTTGATTCTGATTACGGAATGCCTAGTACTGTAGCTGATACTTTAATAGATGAAATCCCATTTGTAGCATTACAAATGTGCGTAGATGATTCGTTTATTAGTCGAGTCGCTCCTGCCTATGCCGAGCAGATGCCAACGGTATGTTGATCGATCATATTAAGGAGTTACTTTGAACCAAATAACTTGGAAAACCTTGAATGTTGACCTAGCTTCTCATCCtactcatatttttatttttcatgtcaAATGTCATTTCATCTATTTCGATTGAGGTGACTAAACCATTAAAATCATCATTAACAAAAGTGAGTATGTTTGTTATAGATGCAACAGTATTTATCTGCAAAGCGATGTATTGATTGCAAAATTCATACATTAAAATGAGGTAGTTGCTACTATCGTTTTGTTAGTTTCACCCGCGCATAATTCTcaatcaatattattttcaatttataaatttatgctTGTAGATCAAAACTCTTGCTAAGAAATTAAACTTAAAATGGATTCAcaatataatatgtgtataaaatcTACATATTTTTATCTGAACAAGCAACAAAGACAGTGAAATTGTAACATGTTTTTGATATTCATTACGGCATCAAATGTTCTGATCATGTTTTCGCTAACTACattgaaaattgcatatttgaaaaggaaattttttacagagAAGTCTACAAAAAATGCCATATCCCCCATATGAATCTGCAGATTTGagtgaacttttttttcgtgatACTATTGGCACCTGGGCAGCGATTATGTTCATTGTAACATTATACTTGGTACCATCTTACATCACTACGGAAAAAGACACAGGAGTGAACGTGAGTAGGGCCATCGACTTTAGCATAAGAGGATAGTTATAAATATTGACACCTAGGTTGAAGAGTTCCACAGATTTTACAAGCACTACTAGTTCTGCgaagtatatatttattaaaaacttagACACTTCATTTGGGTATAACTACTAGCAaaggtgatgaaaataattatgctTACGTGTCTGTGAGTAATAAAAGTGAACTGCATGTGTGATTAGGAGTAGTTGATTGATTTCTCAAGTCGTACAAAGTAGATGCTCATCGTTTACTCAACAGTAATGTACAAATGGTACTACTGTTTTCTGGACTACATTCAGATGATTAGTCAGAGTGATTTAAAAGTTGCAGTGTATCCAATCAGTTTCTTGATAGTAAGAAAATAGGGATACTCGTGTCAAAGAATATGGTATTCCTGACATCActatacatttttcacttttttaggCCCTGCTGAAGATGAACGGTGTGAAAacatatcaaaattttttgagcTGGTTAATCATTGGTTTCGTATTGGGCACTGTAGCCGTTCTTCTAATTACGATAGTTGTCAAAGTGTATTTCACGTCCAGTCAGCTACCGTTTTACTACTATAGCAATGGCTTCATATTTTGGATGgcaattttgataaactttatTCACACATATGCTTTCTGTTTGCACGTAGCTTCTTACTTCACCAAAGGTGAGTGTGTCCAGATTTGATTTACGACtgtgtattatttatttcaaatgcaTTATTCAATACAAAAGCTTTAGTCACCTTAAGAAATTCTGCAAACATGCCTTTGTCATACATTTGTCTCTTGAGAGAATgtgagtaaaatttcactcatCAGGAAAAGtattgagtaaaaattttgaatattccaTCATTTGATTTGTATCAGTCTAGGAACACCTTTGctcattattttcaacttccaAGTTAAATCACTTATGTTCTCAACTCCCGCATATaggatttaaaaatgaaaataaagtacCTGTTGTAATTTCACATTCTAGCTCGAATTGCTCAAGCAACAATGATGCTGATAGTGTTTGTCGTACTGCAAGTTGTCAACCAACTTGAAACCAATGAGCTGTATAGCGTTCTTCCGTATCTTGGATTTTTATTCCCAACTGCAGCTGCGATGAGAATATTCGACGAATTCAATAGCTACGACAATTTATGTGAGCTGTGAGCcgttatttacaaatttattatttatctaaCCTAACGTAGTGCCATTTCATTTTAAGTGAAATAATGGATGGattcttatttcatttcacacCCATGTTTTTACTGTTACAGTAATTGGAGTACagtggaataatttatttttaacggaACATGAAGTACTTGGATTTGACGGAACTCTCGGCTTTATAATGATCTTTAGTATTGTTGCTACTATTTTCCACTTCCTTATTGCCCTGTATCTCGATGCTGTTTTACCTGGCAAATATGGTGTAGGGAAATCaccgttcttttttctcaaggtcTAGTATTTTATCAATACGGCAAACTATAGAATCCCGATACCAATTTTATCTACTTGTAATGACATAAAAATGTCTCATACCTTGATATAAGAATAGTGCTTAACCCTCTGATTCTTAACTACATTGATTCTAGTCGTTTTCTATGGAATCTTATAATATAGTTTATTATGGTTCAATAGgctttcaagaaaaataaggTGAACAATGGCCAGAGTAATGACGTAGTGTTGAATGGTGCTTCTAACGGGCAGCCTAAAGTATTGGAACATGTGGCTGAAGGTGCTTTAACACCTGGAATACAGATacgaaatttggaaaaaactTACACCATTGGATATTTAAAATCGCAGGTCTGTTTCGTAAAATTTGTGTATTTAAATACTGCATAACACGAAAGTAGCACGAAAACACTACAGTCTTTCATGCAATGTCCTAACTTTGACGTGTTTgtatttataacaataattgttCAAGCCTATGTGTGTAAATAATGAGATATCATGAATGAAAATGTCCATGGTCCTTAGACGGTGCAAGCGGTTCGTGGAATCAGTCTTGATTTTTACAAAGGACAAATAACTGCTTTATTGGGACACAATGGGGCTGGAAAAACTACAACAATGTCAATCCTCACTGGTTAGTTCTGAAACCAACGTTCTCTGGAAATTTGCATGACTTTAAACGTATTCTTATGTGAGATATaccttcaaatttttttttgttaaggTTTAACTTCACCTACATCAGGAACGGTATTGGTCaatggtaaaaatataaacagtGATATGCAAGCAATTAGGGATGACTTAGGCATGTGTCCACAAGAGAACATGCTATTCTCAGATCTTACCGTAATGGAACAACTGCAGTTATTTGGattggtaaattattttataattgcCTCTTACATGgtctgtataattttatagtaTTGTTGTAATTGAAACCAGTTttagtgaaattgaaaaatttaaggaATGCGACAAATTTCATGAAGAATATTTTGCTGTGTGCTGATAACAAATTACTTACTCCTTGTACAGTTAAAACAGAAGACGAAAACAAGAGATGAGGTCATACATGATGTAGAAGAATTACTAGTCAAGCTGAAAATAAGTGAAAAGCGAAACGCCCTCCCGAAGCATCTCTCTGGGGGTCAAAAAAGAAGAGTGTGTTTAGGGATGGCGCTTGTTGGCAACGCATCGGTGAGTAACAAactataattttcaaacatataTCATAACACTATACACATACAGAATTGCAAATATCCTAATCTCGAATCAACTTGAAACTTTGGACATTGAGTAAAATACAAATCAAGACTTTCAGCAGACCTAACTTGACCATCTGTAATTTCCAGACCTTGATCTTAGATGAACCAACCTCAGGTATGGATCCAGAAACAAGTAGAGTGACATGGGAGATCATATTGGTGAGTCTAGAATGATCGGTATTACTGAAATCAATTCACTTTCATGATTGTTGtagtttcaataaattaccGTATCTTGGAAAATAGTATACGCTTACAGTAAATCATTGAAACTGATGTGAATGCTTTTATGGTAcggtgaattaaaaatttgttactgTTAATTTAATTAGAAATTCCGAAAGCAGAagacaataataattacaaccCACAGTATGGAGGAAGCGGATGTTCTTGGAGATCGAATTGCGATTATGCACAATGGGAATATGAAATGTTACGGCACTTCAAtgtttcttaaaaaattctatgGTGATTGtgtactttttcttttttcaattaatactGTCCAGCCTGTGATATTAACGTTTTGAATATGCAATTCAAATAATACAGGTAAGAACTATCAGGAAGTTACTCTTTCGATAGAGTCATGGTACGATCGAGGCAAAATTCAAGCCATAGTTGGGACTGATGCAAAGATAGATACAAGTACTTACGGCAGAATAGTCATAAGCATTCCAATGACTGATTCCTTGCCAGAGACCTTGGACAAAATAGAACTGATGAAAGCAGAGCTTGGTATTTCTGGTGTCAGCGTATCCATGATTACTCTAGAACAGGTGTTTTTGAAGTATGTAAGACgattaaatatttatcgtcCTGACAAATGCAAATACAGTTTCAGTTTCAGCGTCAACtgttatttattcaatgttgATAAGATAAAATCTTGTGTTAAAGAGCTGctgaagaagaagatgaaaaagaaaaaaaggaagaagaaaaaaatgaagaaattagTGTACCTGCGGGTAATGCAGAAGAAAAAGAACTGGGTTGTCAACAAAATGTTAAATTGACAGGATTGCAActtaagaaacaaattttttgggCATTGTTAGCAAAGAAAGCTTTTtatgctaaaaataatcgagggATATTAATTGGAATGGTGTGTATTGAAAGAATTGCATGTAGGGTGAACCATACTTGCAATTGCagtagttatttttttatcactataaaaaattattttacaggTTTTTGGAACTTTGATTGCAGTAATATTAATGCCGATTTTTGCTATGAAAGTGACCAGCAGCACAAATTACCGACCGCTCAGTCTTAGTATCTATCCGAATTCGGAGGCTCTGATATATAACGAAGATGAAAACCTGGCAAACACATATGCAGCGGTTATTGAAGGCCAGAGGGGTACAGCAACTTTGTTAGGATCTGAAGTTAATATACTCGATGGTTCGTTGATATACTATTCTTCAGATATAATATTGAGACTCTCATTTCATCATAAGTATGGGCATAAATTGACTTGTGCTGAGTTCGTCTACCTTTCTCAGTTATCACTTAATGAACTGTTGATGTTACCTTTCAGCACTACTGGAGAAAGCTACAGCAGGCATTGTATATTACAGGAACAATATAGTCGTCTCTGCAGAATTTGATTCAACTGGCGAGACTATTACAGCAAATGGTCTTTATTCTGGTAGTGCGACATTGAGTGCACCAATAAGTGTCAATGTAATCTCGAATTCACTTTTAAAGACGTTCGCGAGTGATGCATACTCGATCACagcaaatattgaaaacttgCCAAAATCATTGGTCGACTATCTCTATGATGAGTTTACAGTAAAGTCGGATAATCTGTTGcaaatgatgttgtttataagcgtttttttcatcgctgttgGGTTGTTTGTCATTAATCCACTGATGGAAGTTACTACTTCTGTTAAACAACTTCAACGAATGACAGGAGTCTCATCCATGTTGTACTGGGGAACTATGTTCATTTTCGATTATGGCATTTATATCATAGCGACGATTGTCACAGTACTAGGATTTGTGATAATggatatcatttttcaatcaaaaacaTATTACAGTGTGGAAATTGGTATGTTTCATTATTTAGATTCAACACTTTTCTCTTAAAGGACGGTTGTCTTGTTGTGAGGTGATTAAATGTGATTGATGTTCCAGGAATTCTCTCATTGCTATTACTTCTTTTTGGTATCAATCTCCTACTGCTGGCCTACGTATTTAGTTTCACACAAAAACCGCTCTATGTAGTACTTTTAATCCTCTGTCTCGCGAATATTATAATTGGTGAGTTAAATTTTTGGTACAGTGATTTATATTTGCCAACCTGTTTGCAGTAGATAATTGTTACATTTTATTGCTTCTGATTTTCACAGCGGAAATTCAGGTGTTTATAAACTTGGCATTGGAATACATGGAGTCATATGGTGTGGGTTTTTTACTTCAACGAAGACTATTTTCGTTGTTGCCCCATGTCAGCTTCACTTTTGGATTCTCGAAATTCTTGGACGTAGCGGCTAACAATGCCAGATGCCGCGGGTTGCCAAACAGTTTTGGTCAAATAGCTTGTCTCCTTCAGGACCCCTGCTGCAGTAAGTGTTTATTATTTAGTTGAGTGATCATAAAGCTAGAAGGATATTTGCTGACTCAGAAATTCAGATGTTATCATGCAGCGTCCGTACATacaatttgtacaatttttataatttttcagatttagATTGCGCAGACGGCAAGTGTAATGCCAGAGTTCCATATTTTGGTGACTTTACTGCAGATGCTGGATTAGAAGAGTTCGTATTGTATCTGGCGTTGACACCAATTGGTTTTCTGATGATTCTATTTTTACTCGAACATCGAGTATTTGGAAAGTTGATATCTAAGATGAAATCTTCTGAAACAGTAGGTTTAAGTGATACCGAAACTAT
Proteins encoded in this region:
- the LOC124296687 gene encoding phospholipid-transporting ATPase ABCA1 isoform X2 is translated as MGDGWRIMYLLLHKNLIIRKRHWIGTIAEVVTPACIIAIIMALRTLIPSGTTVVTNSTIYPVQNRTYLESNFFPDLLRIFYLPQNDFTTSLMENSTECLGIASSQLYGFDTESTMLEGYEAQQAQDLTISVLVVVFEGTVGDSVQNLVYTMKTSRSLKSSLVDSDYGMPSTVADTLIDEIPFVALQMCVDDSFISRVAPAYAEQMPTRSLQKMPYPPYESADLSELFFRDTIGTWAAIMFIVTLYLVPSYITTEKDTGVNALLKMNGVKTYQNFLSWLIIGFVLGTVAVLLITIVVKVYFTSSQLPFYYYSNGFIFWMAILINFIHTYAFCLHVASYFTKARIAQATMMLIVFVVLQVVNQLETNELYSVLPYLGFLFPTAAAMRIFDEFNSYDNLLIGVQWNNLFLTEHEVLGFDGTLGFIMIFSIVATIFHFLIALYLDAVLPGKYGVGKSPFFFLKAFKKNKVNNGQSNDVVLNGASNGQPKVLEHVAEGALTPGIQIRNLEKTYTIGYLKSQTVQAVRGISLDFYKGQITALLGHNGAGKTTTMSILTGLTSPTSGTVLVNGKNINSDMQAIRDDLGMCPQENMLFSDLTVMEQLQLFGLLKQKTKTRDEVIHDVEELLVKLKISEKRNALPKHLSGGQKRRVCLGMALVGNASTLILDEPTSGMDPETSRVTWEIILKFRKQKTIIITTHSMEEADVLGDRIAIMHNGNMKCYGTSMFLKKFYGKNYQEVTLSIESWYDRGKIQAIVGTDAKIDTSTYGRIVISIPMTDSLPETLDKIELMKAELGISGVSVSMITLEQVFLKAAEEEDEKEKKEEEKNEEISVPAGNAEEKELGCQQNVKLTGLQLKKQIFWALLAKKAFYAKNNRGILIGMVFGTLIAVILMPIFAMKVTSSTNYRPLSLSIYPNSEALIYNEDENLANTYAAVIEGQRGTATLLGSEVNILDALLEKATAGIVYYRNNIVVSAEFDSTGETITANGLYSGSATLSAPISVNVISNSLLKTFASDAYSITANIENLPKSLVDYLYDEFTVKSDNLLQMMLFISVFFIAVGLFVINPLMEVTTSVKQLQRMTGVSSMLYWGTMFIFDYGIYIIATIVTVLGFVIMDIIFQSKTYYSVEIGILSLLLLLFGINLLLLAYVFSFTQKPLYVVLLILCLANIIIAEIQVFINLALEYMESYGVGFLLQRRLFSLLPHVSFTFGFSKFLDVAANNARCRGLPNSFGQIACLLQDPCCNLDCADGKCNARVPYFGDFTADAGLEEFVLYLALTPIGFLMILFLLEHRVFGKLISKMKSSETVGLSDTETIDSDVVNEKRIVQQAINQREQDSNFEDENVFLAYELSKRYGKLQAVKEVNFRVMKNECFGLLGVNGAGKSTTFRMLVGEDVPTSGILIRGRNNIKINRKQYLAGIGYCPQINALIPSFNAYEHLLLFARLRGVPKAEVESEVQLWIDKLRLNKHAKNMSKTYSGGNKRRLNIAMALIANPEMVLLDEPTAGVDPGARRSLWGVLQSCQNSGQAIILTSHSMEECEALCNRLLIMVRGQLVCVGASQQLKQRYGAGYDISIKLNPERSEEEHKKIKEKIQSSLTCELRDEHPGYLFYHILDNRTTWVKMFGIMNTLKSQHSCIEDFTVSSSTLEQLFIQFARSASGSTTVPNGVTNVLTNV